A genomic region of Papaver somniferum cultivar HN1 chromosome 7, ASM357369v1, whole genome shotgun sequence contains the following coding sequences:
- the LOC113294818 gene encoding uncharacterized protein LOC113294818, protein MEEISELKKPSLVLGDFNAITCSEEKVVGKALKRRSMLDFSNCINVFGNVNIQLKEAEMKVQEAMVNSNDNPFDEEKLDKLVTAQNEQAQNYISELEDGNGNIISDQKRIAELLVNHFEDKFKFQKTEANNSLLEVIPKIITAEDQEMLDVIPSFEEIRNTIFSMDPDSSPGPDGFSGFFYKECWKIIQEDVFHAIQFCWNKRFIPKGLNSSFLFLIPKVQGAKSPNQFRPIGLSNVSFKIITKIITTRMSTLMEKLVAPQQAAYIKGRNIQEVLLASEMVNEMKKKRRGGNVGFNLDISEAYDSVRWEFLFQLLQRGLRQGDPLSPILFVLMEEMMSSSSAMEQKKCMQYLLKLLEDYQKSSGQIINKSKSKIFIDGTTELRKTVIQDLMQMQRSEFPDKYLGVILSAGRVKSSMVWPMVEMLQGKLDAWKGRILSFQERNFLWSGDGDVRKFKTLSWEKVCTPFEKGGLGIQRLEIINRALLMKMIWKILHSKEECATFFKAKYIDKNGQWSTKWKLSSVWPGLKWA, encoded by the exons ATGGAGGAAATAAGTGAATTGAAAAAGCCTTCGCTGGTCTTGGGTGATTTCAATGCTATTACTTGTTCAGAGGAAAAGGTTGTAGGTAAAGCACTTAAGAGAAGATCTATGTTAGATTTTAGCAACTGTATAAAT GTTTTTGGGAATGTTAATATCCAACTAAAAGAAGCTGAAATGAAAGTACAAGAAGCTATGGTGAATTCTAATGATAATCCTTTTGATGAAGAAAAATTAGATAAGTTGGTAACTGCACAAAATGA ACAAGCACAAAATTATATAAGTGAATTGGAGGATGGTAATGGGAATATCATTTCAGATCAAAAGAGGATTGCTGAGCTTTTAGTAAATCACTTTGAAgataaattcaaatttcaaaaaactGAAGCTAATAATTCTTTATTGGAGGTGATCCCAAAAATTATTACTGCAGAAGACCAAGAAATGTTGGATGTTATTCCAAGCtttgaagaaataagaaatacTATATTTTCCATGGATCCTGATAGctctccaggaccagatggtttcTCTGGTTTTTTCTACAAAGAATGTTggaaaataatacaagaagatgtaTTTCATGCAATTCAATTTTGCTGGAACAAAAGATTTATTCCCAAGGGCCTCAATTCAAGTTTCTTATTTCTAATTCCTAAGGTGCAAGGAGCCaaatccccaaatcaatttaggccAATTGGCCTGAGCAATGTAAGTTTCAAGATTATTACAAAGATAATAACCACAAGGATGAGTACTTTAATGGAAAAATTGGTAGCTCCTCAACAAGCTGCTTACATTAAGGGTAGAAACATACAAGAAGTGTTATTAGCTTCTGAAATGGTcaatgaaatgaaaaagaaaagaaggggaGGCAATGTTGGATTTAATCTTGACATTTCTGAAGCATATGATTCTGTTAGATGGGAGTTTCTATTTCAATTACTTCAAAG GGGATtaagacaaggagaccctctCTCTCCTATCTTGTTTGTTCTAATGGAAGAG atgatgtctTCATCTTCTGCAATGGAGCAAAAAAAATGTATGCAATATTTATTGAAGCTACTGGAAGACTACCAAAAAAGTTCAGGGCAAATTATCAATAAGAGTAAAAGCAAAATATTCATTGATGGCACCACtgagttaagaaaaactgtgatTCAAGACTTAATGCAGATGCAAAGAAGTGAATTTCCTGATAAGTATCTTGGGGTTATATTATCAGCTGGTAGAGTCAAATCTTCAATGGTATGGCCCATGGTTGAGATGCTACAAGGTAAATTGGATGCTTGGAAAGGGAGAATTCTATCTTTTCAAGAAAG AAATTTTTTATGGTCTGGAGATGGAGATGTCAGAAAATTTAAAACCTTATCTTGGGAAAAAGTGTGCACTCCATTTGAAAAGGGAGGATTGGGTATTCAAAGACTTGAGATCATCAACAGAGCACTTTTAATGAAAATGATATGGAAAATTTTGCACTCAAAAGAAGAATGTGCAACTTTCTTCAAGGCTAAATACATTGATAAAAATGGGCAATGGAGTACAaagtggaaactgtcttcagtttGGCCAGGACTTAAATGGGCATGA